Proteins encoded by one window of Melospiza georgiana isolate bMelGeo1 chromosome 18, bMelGeo1.pri, whole genome shotgun sequence:
- the CLDN5 gene encoding claudin-5, translated as MTSAAVEILGLGLGILGWVGVIVACGLPMWQVSAFIGGNIVVAQTIWEGLWMSCAVQSTGQMQCKVYDSILALPPEVQAGRALTVIVALLGLVALLVTVVGAQCTNCIRPGKMKSRIVIAGGAVYILCGVLVLIPLCWFANIVISDFYDPSVPSSKKREMGAALYIGWAATALLLFGGCLICCCSCSQRDETSFPVKYSAPRRPTSNGEYDKKNYV; from the coding sequence ATGACTTCGGCGGCGGTGGAAATTTTGGGGCTGGGACTGGGCAtcctgggctgggtgggggTGATCGTGGCCTGCGGGTTGCCCATGTGGCAGGTGTCGGCCTTCATCGGCGGGAACATCGTGGTGGCGCAGACCAtctgggaagggctgtggaTGAGCTGCGCGGTGCAGAGCACGGGGCAGATGCAGTGCAAGGTGTACGATTCCATCCTGGCGCTGCCGCCCGAGGTGCAGGCGGGCCGGGCGCTCACCGTCATCGTGgcgctgctggggctggtggcGCTGCTGGTGACCGTGGTGGGCGCGCAGTGCACCAACTGCATCCGACCCGGCAAGATGAAGTCCCGCATCGTGATCGCCGGCGGGGCCGTCTACATCCTCTGCGGGGTCCTGGTCCTCATCCCGCTCTGCTGGTTCGCCAACATCGTCATCAGCGATTTCTACGACCCCAGCGTGCCGTCGTCCAAGAAGCGGGAGATGGGGGCCGCGCTCTACATCGGCTGGGCGGCCACGGCCCTGCTGCTCTTCGGGGGCTGcctcatctgctgctgctcctgctcccagcgcGACGAGACCTCCTTCCCCGTCAAGTACTCGGCGCCGCGGCGGCCCACGTCCAACGGCGAGTACGACAAGAAGAATTACGTCTGA